The Parafrankia discariae genomic interval CCAGCAGGCCATGGGCGCCATCGAACCCGTCGCGCGCGCCATCCTGGTCGGCGGCGACCCCGACTACATCGACGACGTCGGGCTCATCCTCACGAACATGGCCTACGCCGTGGTCGGCCAGTTCGCGAACGGCGAGCTCGACATCACCGCCATTCTCCCGACCCTCGAACGGGCCGTCTTCCGCCTCACCACGAACAACGAGCCCGCCGCGACCGCGACACAGACGCGACGGACGCAGCCCGGCGGGTACCCCACATCGCCCGTACCCCGCGACCGACAGGACGCGGCCGGTCCGGGCGAGTCACAGCGCTGACGATCCTTGGAACGACGGCATACCGGCCACCGGCCGATGAACGCCGTTGGGTATGAATCCTTCTCAGCGAGATCAGCGGCTGGACGATCTAGTCGGCAGCGCTGATCGCGATCCGTTTCCCGTGGTCGGTGTTTCCCGTGGTCGGCATCGGGTGATCTGAAACCATGTCCGGTTTCTCGCCACGAGGTGGAGTGTTCCGTTCGCGTGCCTGCGGCGACCGAGATTAGAGCCGTACGGACAGGCAGGAATCGGTCGCCGGCTGGCGATCAAGCCAATACCCCACCTACCATGGCGACGATTTCGACAGCCCCTGTCCTGGCCAGCCAAAGGGGAGTCGCCGAGAAATGTACACCACGATTCTGACGTACGGCCGTCACGGGGTGCTTCCGGTATTTCTGGTCGCCGCGTCCGTCGTAGTAACCGCCTCCTGTGGGGGCGGGGCGGCCCTGTCCTCGTCCGAGAGCCTGGCCTCGGCCCTGCCCACAGAGCCGACCAGTCTCCCACTACAGCCGAATGCCCCGGACGTCGGCGGTGACGTCCAGGCTCCGCTGCAGGACGTGGCGCGGCTGCAACTGACCGAGGCGCAGGTGATGGAAATGACCGACGCGTGCCGTGAAACAAGCGAGATCGTGGCCGGTAGCGAATGCACGACGGCAATACAGGTTAATACCAGGAACGCCTCGCCGTGCGCGGCGAAGGATCTCTGCGCCACCGTGGCGGAATGGCTGGAATCAGGAACGGAGAGGGCTCCTGGATGGACTCTCCCGTCCTCCCGCTGGCCGACGGGACAATCGGCCGGTTCTGGCCGGTTCCACCGCGCGCTCCTGCTGATCCCGGGTGCGGCGCCCCCGCGGACGACGGTCGGCTGTACGTCGGCCGCGCGACACGCTCTCCCCATTTCGCCGCCTCCGCACTACCATGATGATCATGGGTAGGGTCTCCCCGGTCGTGTTCGTGAGCTGTGCGGAGGAACTCGAGCTGTCGCCCCGGCCGCGATCGTTCGCCGCCGCCGCATACGCCGCGGTGCGCGATTCGGGTTGCCGAGTGGCCGCTCCTTCGGGCTCGACCGGGCACAAAGACCCTCCGGCCGAGGAGCGCCGCCGGCAGGTCGGCACGTGCGACGTATACCTGGGGCTCATCGGCCGTGAGTACGGCTCCCAGGTCGTCGACCTGCCGTCCCGGTCCTACCTCGAGCTGGAGTACGCCGCCGCGCAGAAGGCCGGCCTCCACCGGATCGTGTTCGTCAGAACCCTCGAGACCGAGTCGATCGACGGTCGTCAACAGGCGTTCCGTGAACGAGCACGGCAGGACGGGCTGTGCGGCTGGTTCGTCGACGACGAGGAACTGCATCGGCTGGCGCGGATCGCGCTGGAGGGCTGGCGGTCCCGCTCGCCGAAACGCGCCGCGAGGAAGCGCGCCCGGCAGGACCCTCCGGGCATCGGCCCGGCGTGTGACGCGAATGGTCTGAAGGATTGGGCTCCGGAGATCGCGTCAGGCATTTCTGACGCCATAGGCTGGCCGTAGAGTGAGGACGTTCGACGGCGCCAATCTTGCAGGATAGACCGTCACTACCCGGGGGCGATTTACCCCGGGATCATCGCCGCGTTTCTAATCTATCTACCTATCGCAGTGGAGTCCATGGACGTGGTGCACGAAGAGCAACGATCTAGCGACTCGCCGGAGTGGCGGTCCGTGACGTAGAGCGACCACCGCGTGATCCTCACGAGAAATCTGCGAAAGCGACTCGAGGAGGAGATACGCGATGGCCGTGCGCCCGACTGTGACCGATGCCGACTCGTTCGGCAAAGAGCTGATGGCAGCGAGTCCGGACCTGCTGGGATCAGGGACACGGCAAAGTCGTAAATTCCGGAGCAGTTACGTCGCCGATGCGGGCGATTCGGTCAGTGAGGCGATGCACGCAGCGAGCAGGCGCCGCATCTGATCTTGCTCGCCGGTATCCAGATTGGCCAGCATGTCTTGCTCGACGCGGCGAACCGCGGCGCTGGCCACCTTGAGCTGGCGGCGCCCGCGGGCGGTC includes:
- a CDS encoding DUF4062 domain-containing protein gives rise to the protein MSCAEELELSPRPRSFAAAAYAAVRDSGCRVAAPSGSTGHKDPPAEERRRQVGTCDVYLGLIGREYGSQVVDLPSRSYLELEYAAAQKAGLHRIVFVRTLETESIDGRQQAFRERARQDGLCGWFVDDEELHRLARIALEGWRSRSPKRAARKRARQDPPGIGPACDANGLKDWAPEIASGISDAIGWP